The Euphorbia lathyris chromosome 8, ddEupLath1.1, whole genome shotgun sequence genome has a window encoding:
- the LOC136203567 gene encoding classical arabinogalactan protein 9-like has translation MHIDFKMGGSSAKSILVIVAMILIIPKGEGQIIATPFSCYKAANSIPGCMNAFTQTIFYNNATNLTPDCCKIVNGINKICSLFLFPTHPEAIIVLKAICSFVNSHPPPAPAATPPPPSSASSTPPPSTSSPPPSPPSGSKAPPSPPSASSTPSTPPPSPPSSSSPPPPQSSGSSTPPPSTSTAPSPPTGASPPHASPPASAPASPPSNH, from the coding sequence ATGCATATTGATTTCAAAATGGGGGGTTCATCAGCAAAAAGCATTCTAGTTATTGTGGCAATGATATTGATAATTCCAAAAGGAGAAGGTCAGATAATTGCAACACCATTTAGTTGCTATAAAGCAGCGAATAGCATACCAGGGTGTATGAACGCTTTCACTCAaactattttttataataatgcaACAAATCTTACACCAGATTGCTGCAAGATTGTGAATGGAATAAACAAGATATGCTCTCTTTTCTTATTTCCAACCCATCCTGAAGCCATCATTGTCCTCAAGGCCATTTGTTCTTTTGTTAATTCACATCCTCCACCTGCTCCTGCTGCTACTCCCCCGCCTCCATCTTCAGCTTCTTCTACTCCTCCGCCTTCAACTTCTTCTCCACCTCCATCTCCACCTTCAGGTTCTAAAGCTCCCCCATCTCCACCTTCAGCTTCTTCTACTCCTTctacacctcctccatctccacCTTCAAGTTCTTCTCCTCCCCCACCTCAATCTTCAGGTTCTTCTACTCCTCCACCTTCAACTTCTACTGCTCCTTCACCTCCTACTGGTGCTTCTCCTCCTCATGCTTCTCCTCCAGCTTCGGCTCCTGCTTCTCCTCCATCCAACCATTAA